One genomic window of Punica granatum isolate Tunisia-2019 chromosome 1, ASM765513v2, whole genome shotgun sequence includes the following:
- the LOC116201606 gene encoding isopentenyl-diphosphate Delta-isomerase I-like, translating into MSLTSVHFKIPSLSALRSASPSPSPSRPLLAAPPISFPLSPKRRPFLFARAIASSKSAASMGDAPDAGMDDVQRRLMFEDECILVDESDRVVGHESKYNCHLWEKILSGNMLHRAFSVFLFNSKYELLLQQRSATKVTFPLVWTNTCCSHPLYRESELIEEDCLGVRNAAQRKLLDELGIPAEDLPVDQFTPLGRMLYKAPSDGKWGEHELDYLLFIVRNVSVHPNPDEVADVKYVNREEMKELLRKADAGEEGLKLSPWFRLVVDNFLFKWWDHFEKGTLKEAADMKTIHKL; encoded by the exons ATGTCTCTGACCTCTGTCCATTTTAAAATCCCCTCGCTCTCCGCCCTCCGCTCCGCATCGCCATCCCCATCCCCATCCCGCCCTCTCCTCGCAGCACCCCCGATCTCCTTCCCCCTCTCTCCCAAGAGGAGGCCATTCCTGTTTGCTCGCGCGATCGCCTCCTCCAAATCAGCAGCCTCCATGGGGGACGCACCCGATGCTGGAATGGACGATGTCCAGAGGCGCCTCATGTTCGAGGACGA GTGCATCTTGGTTGATGAAAGCGATCGAGTCGTCGGTCACGAGTCAAAGTACAATT GTCACCTGTGGGAAAAGATTCTATCGGGGAATATGCTGCACCGAGCTTTCAGTGTTTTTCTGTTTAACTCGAAGTATGAATTGCTCCTTCAG CAACGCTCTGCTACAAAGGTAACATTCCCTCTCGTTTGGACAAATACCTGCTGCAGCCACCCATTATACAGGGAATCTGAGCTGATTGAGGAGGATTGCCTTG GTGTAAGGAATGCTGCTCAAAGGAAGCTTTTAGACGAGTTGGGTATTCCAGCTGAGGATTTGCCTGTAGATCAATTTACGCCGCTGGGCCGTATGCTCTACAAGGCGCCTTCTGATGGCAAATGGGGAGAGCATGAAC TCGACTACCTACTCTTCATTGTCCGAAATGTCAGTGTTCACCCGAACCCTGATGAAGTCGCTGATGTGAAGTACGTGAAccgggaggaaatgaaagagCTGTTGAGGAAAGCCGATGCAGGTGAGGAAGGTCTGAAGCTGTCGCCCTGGTTCAGGCTGGTTGTCGACAACTTCTTGTTCAAATGGTGGGATCACTTCGAGAAAGGCACTCTCAAGGAGGCTGCCGACATGAAAACCATTCACAAGCTTTAA
- the LOC116201595 gene encoding basic leucine zipper and W2 domain-containing protein 2-like, with protein MSSKEKPTLGGTRIKTRKRNIAAPLDPAAFADAVVQIYLDNAGDLELVAKSIESSDLNFSRYGDTFFEVIFTGGRTQPGTTKPDEGERHPYSILEGEPKREVILPYVIYIQKILRRRPFLIKNLENVMRKFLQSLELFEENERKKLAIFTALAFSQKLSGLPPETVLQPLLKDNLVAKGLVLSFITDFFKEYLIDNSLDDLISILKRGKVEDNLLDFFPTAKRSAEGFSEHFTKEGLLPLVEYNEKKMFEVKLKETKSALTSLIAEEADVSEVIETVKQRVRDAKFPEIEVVRMLWDVIMDAVQWSGKNQQQNANSALRQVKTWAKLLNTFCTNGKLELELMYKIQIQCYEDTKLMKLFPEIVRSLYDLDVLVEDTILHWFRKGTNPKGRQIFVKALEPFVNWLEEAEEED; from the exons ATGAG CTCGAAGGAGAAACCCACTCTCGG TGGCACGCGGATTAAGACCCGCAAACGGAATATTGCTGCTCCTCTGGACCCTGCAGCATTTGCTGATGCAGTGGTCCAGATATATCTGGATAATGCTGGTGATCTG GAACTTGTTGCTAAGTCCATTGAATCCTCAGATCTCAACTTCTCAAGATACGGTGACACTTTCTTTGAG GTTATCTTCACAGGAGGGCGTACACAACCTGGCACTACCAAGCCTGATGAGGGGGAGCGCCACCCTTACTCTATATTAGAGGGTGAGCCAAAGCGTGAAGTAATTCTACCATATGTAATCTATATACAGAAGATCCTAAGGAGGAGGCCATTTCTCATCAAGAATCTCGAAAATGTCATGCGAAAGTTCCTTCAGTCGCTGGAACTTTTCGAGGAAAATGAGAGGAAGAAGCTGGCAATCTTTACGGCGCTTGCATTCTCCCAAAAACTCTCTGGGCTCCCTCCAGAGACTGTGCTCCAGCCGCTGCTCAAAGACAATCTTGTGGCAAAAGGGCTAGTCCTCTCCTTCATCACAGATTTCTTCAAGGAATATCTGATTGATAACAGCCTTGATGATCTGATTTCTATTCTCAAGCGTGGAAAAGTGGAAGACAATCTTCTGGACTTTTTCCCAACTGCGAAGCGATCTGCTGAAGGTTTCTCTGAGCATTTCAC CAAGGAAGGGCTTCTACCTCTGGTTGAAtacaatgaaaagaaaatgtttgaGGTGAAGCTGAAGGAAACCAAATCTGCATTGACCTCTCTGATAGCAGAGGAAGCAGATGTTTCTGAAGTCATTGAGACTGTGAAGCAGCGAGTGAGGGATGCCAAGTTTCCTGAGATTGAGGTCGTGCGGATGCTTTGGGATGTTATCATGGATGCTGTTCAGTGGTCAGGGAAGAATCAACAGCAGAATGCTAATTCGGCTCTTCGTCAG GTAAAGACGTGGGCAAAACTTCTCAATACTTTCTGTACTAATGGGAAGCTCGAGCTGGAGCTGATGTACAAGATACAGATTCAATGCTATGAGGATACCAAGCTGATGAAGCTGTTCCCTGAGATCGTGAGATCTCTATATGACCTGGATGTGCTCGTAGAGGACACCATCCTTCACTGGTTTCGCAAAGGAACCAACCCTAAGGGCAG GCAAATTTTTGTGAAGGCCCTGGAGCCATTTGTGAAttggcttgaagaagcagaagaggAAGATTAG